A region from the Pseudomonas sp. P8_229 genome encodes:
- the gudD gene encoding glucarate dehydratase → MTNHDTAKAPIITEMQVIPVAGHDGMLLNLSGAHGPFFTRNIVILKDNAGHTGVGEIPGGERIRQTLEDARSLVLGSPIGNYQKILNQVRQTFAERDAGGRGLQTFDLRITIHAVTGLEAALLDLLGQHLDVPVAALLGEGQQRDQVKMLGYLFYVGDQRETSLAYRSEPDADNDWFRVRHEKAMTAEAIVRLAEAAQAKYGFKDFKLKGGVLSGDAEIEAVTALAERFPEARITLDPNGAWSLKEAIRLCRDQHHVLAYAEDPCGAENGYSGREVMAEFRRATGLKTATNMIATDWREMGHAIQLQSVDIPLADPHFWTMQGSVRVAQLCHEWGLTWGSHSNNHFDISLAMFTHVAAAAPGDITAIDTHWIWQDGQRLTRAPLQIVDGCVQVPHKPGLGVELDMDQVAKAHELYKGMGLGARDDSVAMQFLVPGWTFDNKRPCLVR, encoded by the coding sequence ATGACCAATCACGACACCGCCAAAGCCCCGATCATCACCGAAATGCAGGTGATTCCAGTGGCCGGCCACGACGGCATGCTGCTCAATCTGAGCGGCGCCCACGGGCCGTTTTTCACCCGCAACATCGTCATTCTCAAGGACAACGCCGGTCACACCGGCGTCGGTGAAATCCCCGGTGGCGAGCGCATCCGCCAGACGCTGGAAGACGCCCGCAGCCTGGTGCTCGGCAGCCCGATCGGCAACTATCAGAAAATCCTCAATCAGGTGCGCCAGACCTTCGCCGAGCGTGATGCCGGCGGCCGTGGCCTGCAGACGTTCGACCTGCGCATCACCATTCACGCGGTCACCGGGCTCGAAGCCGCCCTGCTCGACCTGCTCGGCCAACACCTCGACGTACCGGTCGCGGCGTTGCTCGGTGAGGGACAGCAGCGCGATCAGGTGAAGATGCTCGGCTATCTGTTCTACGTCGGTGATCAGCGCGAAACCAGCCTCGCCTACCGCAGCGAACCGGACGCCGACAATGACTGGTTCCGTGTGCGTCACGAGAAGGCCATGACCGCCGAAGCCATCGTGCGCCTGGCCGAAGCGGCGCAGGCGAAGTACGGCTTCAAGGACTTCAAGCTCAAGGGCGGCGTACTCAGCGGCGATGCGGAAATCGAAGCGGTAACGGCGCTGGCCGAACGCTTTCCCGAGGCACGGATCACCCTCGATCCGAACGGCGCCTGGTCATTGAAAGAAGCGATCCGCCTGTGCCGTGACCAGCATCACGTGCTGGCTTACGCAGAAGACCCGTGCGGTGCGGAAAACGGTTACTCGGGTCGCGAAGTCATGGCCGAATTTCGCCGCGCCACGGGACTGAAAACCGCCACCAACATGATCGCCACCGACTGGCGCGAGATGGGCCACGCCATCCAGTTGCAGTCGGTAGACATCCCGTTGGCCGACCCGCACTTCTGGACCATGCAGGGTTCGGTGCGTGTCGCGCAGTTGTGCCATGAGTGGGGCCTGACCTGGGGTTCGCACTCCAACAACCACTTCGATATTTCCCTGGCGATGTTCACCCATGTCGCGGCGGCGGCACCGGGCGATATCACTGCCATCGACACTCACTGGATCTGGCAGGACGGCCAGCGCCTGACCAGGGCGCCGCTGCAAATTGTCGACGGTTGCGTGCAAGTGCCGCACAAGCCAGGGCTGGGGGTGGAGCTGGACATGGATCAGGTGGCCAAGGCTCACGAACTGTACAAAGGCATGGGCCTCGGTGCGCGGGATGACAGCGTGGCGATGCAGTTCCTGGTGCCGGGATGGACGTTCGATAACAAGCGGCCGTGTCTGGTGCGCTGA
- a CDS encoding AI-2E family transporter, with amino-acid sequence MNEKTLQFKSLTVLLLLVTVAFIWILLPFYGAVFWAVILGILFAPMQRRLQQKFGWQRNLTSLCTLGICLVIAILPVIILSVLLVQEGATLYNNIESGQLDIGAYLAQFKHSLPPYFQHLLDRFGMGELNGLREKIVKASMQGSQVLATQAFSFGQGTFEFVVSFGIMLYLLFFFLRDGAELVRKVRTAVPLEESHKRRLQLKFNRVVRATVKGNLVVAVTQGALGGAIFWFLDIPSALLWAVLMGFLSLLPAVGAGIVWAPVALYFLLSGMIWQGAVLALFGVFVIGLVDNVLRPILVGKDTRMPDYMILISTLGGLAVFGLNGFVIGPLIAALFMSSWALFIETKPKVQLP; translated from the coding sequence ATGAACGAGAAAACCCTGCAATTCAAATCCCTCACCGTGTTGCTGCTGTTGGTGACGGTCGCCTTCATCTGGATTCTGCTGCCGTTCTACGGTGCGGTGTTCTGGGCGGTGATCCTCGGCATTCTGTTTGCGCCGATGCAACGCCGGTTGCAGCAGAAGTTCGGCTGGCAGCGCAACCTGACATCTTTATGCACCCTGGGTATTTGCCTGGTCATCGCGATTCTGCCGGTGATCATCCTCAGCGTGTTGCTGGTCCAGGAAGGCGCGACGTTGTACAACAACATCGAAAGCGGCCAACTGGACATCGGTGCCTATCTGGCGCAGTTCAAACACAGCCTGCCGCCGTACTTTCAGCACTTGCTCGATCGCTTCGGCATGGGCGAACTCAACGGTCTGCGCGAAAAAATCGTCAAGGCGTCGATGCAGGGCAGCCAGGTGCTGGCCACTCAGGCCTTCAGTTTCGGCCAGGGCACGTTCGAGTTCGTGGTCAGCTTCGGCATCATGCTCTACCTGCTGTTTTTCTTTCTGCGCGATGGCGCCGAACTGGTGCGCAAGGTCCGTACGGCCGTGCCGCTGGAAGAAAGTCACAAACGGCGTTTGCAGTTGAAGTTCAACCGGGTGGTGCGCGCGACCGTGAAGGGCAACCTGGTGGTGGCGGTCACTCAGGGCGCATTGGGCGGGGCGATTTTCTGGTTTCTCGACATCCCCAGCGCGTTGCTGTGGGCGGTGCTGATGGGCTTTCTGTCGCTGTTGCCAGCAGTGGGGGCGGGGATCGTCTGGGCGCCGGTGGCGCTGTACTTCCTGCTCAGCGGGATGATCTGGCAGGGCGCGGTGCTGGCGCTGTTCGGAGTGTTCGTGATCGGTTTGGTGGACAACGTGCTACGGCCGATTCTGGTGGGCAAGGACACGCGTATGCCCGATTACATGATTCTGATCTCGACCCTCGGCGGGCTGGCGGTGTTCGGTCTCAACGGTTTCGTGATCGGCCCGCTGATTGCGGCGCTGTTCATGTCGAGTTGGGCGCTGTTCATCGAGACCAAACCAAAGGTCCAATTACCTTAA
- a CDS encoding DMT family transporter, with product MPSPSPLKVVLAMVFVVACWAYSPTGIHLGLQAYEPGHLALLRFLLASLFMALIAAFKGIRLPQRRDVPLLFALGLFAVSLHHVALNIGQQSVSAGASSVLAQTSPLFSTLLARYLFKDQVSAWRWGCVLLGLIGVVIVVSADRGLGQIDAHGLLILLAALSWSIYFALQKHHARRYDGFSLACYAVWSGTLLLLIYLPGLSDAVLKAPLRVQWAVLALGVFPSALAYLAWGFVLKHVDLSRATMSLYLIPPTAMGIASVGLGERPTLMVLVGAAVVLISVLALNLERRVVVRPVEV from the coding sequence ATGCCGTCCCCCTCCCCTTTGAAAGTCGTTCTGGCCATGGTCTTCGTGGTCGCCTGCTGGGCCTATTCGCCGACCGGCATCCATCTCGGACTGCAAGCCTATGAACCCGGCCATCTGGCGTTGCTGCGGTTTCTCCTGGCATCGCTGTTCATGGCGCTGATCGCGGCGTTCAAGGGCATTCGCCTGCCACAGCGGCGCGACGTGCCCCTGCTGTTTGCATTGGGATTGTTCGCGGTCAGCCTGCATCACGTGGCGCTGAACATTGGCCAGCAAAGCGTCAGTGCCGGCGCCAGCAGTGTACTGGCGCAAACCAGCCCGCTGTTCAGCACGCTGCTGGCGCGCTATCTGTTCAAGGATCAGGTCAGTGCCTGGCGCTGGGGCTGTGTGCTGCTGGGCCTGATCGGCGTGGTGATCGTGGTCAGCGCCGACCGTGGCCTCGGGCAGATCGACGCGCATGGCTTGCTGATCCTGCTGGCGGCGCTGTCGTGGAGCATTTATTTCGCCCTGCAGAAACATCACGCCCGGCGTTACGACGGTTTTAGCCTTGCGTGTTACGCGGTGTGGTCGGGGACGCTGCTGTTGCTGATTTACCTGCCGGGGCTGAGTGACGCAGTGCTGAAGGCGCCATTGCGGGTGCAGTGGGCGGTGCTCGCGCTGGGGGTGTTTCCCAGTGCGCTGGCGTATCTGGCCTGGGGTTTTGTGCTCAAGCATGTGGACTTGAGCCGGGCAACGATGAGCCTGTACCTGATTCCGCCGACGGCGATGGGCATTGCTTCGGTGGGCCTGGGCGAGCGGCCGACGCTGATGGTGCTGGTGGGGGCAGCGGTGGTGTTGATCAGTGTGCTGGCGTTGAATCTGGAGCGGCGGGTGGTGGTTCGACCGGTTGAAGTCTGA
- a CDS encoding YceH family protein → MTTELETITDEPRLNATEIRILGSLIEKQATSPETYPLTLNALVLACNQKTSREPVMNLTQGQVGQSLRALESHGYTKLVMGSRADRWEHKIDKALELVPAQVILTGLMFLRGPQTVNELLTRSGRMHDFEDAEQVVHQLERLIARGLAVLIPRQAGQREDRYTHALGDPADIEAILAARHNPGERASGGVSVERIEELEARIAALEERLARLE, encoded by the coding sequence ATGACCACCGAACTTGAAACCATCACCGACGAACCACGGCTCAACGCCACGGAAATCCGCATTCTGGGTTCGCTGATCGAAAAACAGGCCACCAGCCCGGAAACCTACCCGCTGACTCTCAACGCACTGGTGCTGGCCTGCAATCAGAAAACCAGCCGCGAGCCGGTGATGAACCTGACTCAAGGCCAGGTCGGCCAGAGCCTGCGGGCGCTGGAGAGCCACGGTTACACCAAGCTTGTCATGGGCAGTCGCGCTGATCGCTGGGAGCACAAGATCGACAAGGCGCTGGAGCTGGTGCCGGCCCAGGTGATTCTCACCGGGCTGATGTTTCTGCGCGGCCCGCAGACCGTCAACGAACTGCTGACCCGCAGCGGCCGCATGCATGATTTCGAAGATGCCGAGCAAGTGGTGCATCAGCTTGAACGCCTGATCGCGCGCGGGCTCGCGGTGTTGATCCCGCGTCAGGCCGGTCAGCGCGAAGACCGCTACACCCATGCGCTGGGCGATCCGGCGGACATCGAGGCGATTCTCGCGGCACGGCACAATCCCGGGGAACGCGCGAGCGGCGGTGTTTCGGTCGAGCGCATCGAGGAGCTGGAAGCACGGATCGCCGCGCTGGAAGAGCGCCTGGCCCGCCTCGAATAG
- a CDS encoding cysteine hydrolase family protein produces the protein MQNFTRRLLAACAFSGVLTSSAAMADNHPTIRAMSGATPVDHLPAGKSALLVIDFQNEYFSGKMPIPDGATALTKTGELIAFADSHKIPVYHVQHVAPAGSAVFAIDGETVKFHKDMQPRPQDVVLQKTTVSVFGSTDLDEQLKKAGIQTLIISGLMTHACVAGAARDAAPLGYNVIVAADASATRAITRSNGVSIDKDSLHKAALAEVEDTFGDVLTTEQIVQLPVR, from the coding sequence ATGCAGAACTTCACCCGTCGTTTACTTGCCGCTTGTGCATTTTCCGGTGTGTTGACCAGTAGCGCGGCCATGGCCGACAACCACCCGACCATTCGGGCGATGTCCGGCGCCACGCCGGTCGATCATCTACCCGCCGGCAAATCGGCATTGCTGGTGATCGATTTCCAGAATGAATACTTCAGCGGCAAGATGCCGATCCCGGACGGCGCCACTGCCCTGACGAAAACCGGTGAACTGATCGCCTTCGCCGACAGCCACAAAATCCCGGTGTATCACGTGCAGCACGTCGCGCCGGCCGGTTCGGCGGTGTTTGCCATCGACGGTGAGACAGTGAAGTTCCACAAGGACATGCAGCCGCGTCCGCAGGATGTAGTTCTGCAGAAAACCACGGTCAGCGTGTTCGGCAGCACCGACCTTGACGAGCAACTGAAAAAAGCCGGTATCCAGACGCTGATCATTTCCGGCCTGATGACCCACGCTTGCGTGGCGGGTGCGGCACGGGATGCTGCGCCATTGGGCTACAACGTGATCGTCGCTGCCGATGCCTCGGCGACCCGCGCCATTACCCGGAGCAACGGTGTGTCCATCGACAAGGATTCCCTGCACAAGGCGGCACTGGCGGAAGTCGAAGACACCTTCGGCGACGTGCTCACGACTGAACAGATTGTGCAGTTGCCGGTGCGCTGA
- a CDS encoding cupin domain-containing protein, with protein sequence MHPPILNLHQVELEPLPEALAPEGETAGRYQQSMARIGQQLGAQKLGYRLYALPPGMRGSPFHSHRVNEEMFYVVAGEGEVRLGAERFPIRAGDVIACPPGGRETAHQIINTSDAELRYLAVSTQQQPDICEYPDSDKYVVMDNFKVDAQGNASGFVAVARQADGVDYWDGE encoded by the coding sequence ATGCATCCGCCCATCCTCAACCTGCACCAGGTCGAACTCGAACCCCTTCCCGAAGCCCTCGCTCCTGAAGGCGAAACCGCTGGTCGCTATCAGCAGAGCATGGCCCGTATCGGCCAGCAGCTTGGCGCGCAGAAGCTTGGCTATCGGCTGTACGCATTGCCGCCGGGCATGCGCGGCAGTCCGTTTCACAGCCATCGGGTCAATGAAGAGATGTTCTATGTGGTGGCGGGCGAGGGCGAGGTGCGGCTGGGCGCCGAGCGCTTCCCGATCCGTGCTGGCGATGTGATTGCCTGTCCGCCCGGTGGCCGCGAAACGGCGCACCAGATCATCAACACCAGCGATGCAGAACTGCGTTATCTGGCGGTCAGTACGCAGCAGCAACCGGACATCTGTGAGTACCCGGATTCGGATAAATACGTGGTGATGGATAACTTCAAGGTCGACGCCCAGGGCAATGCGTCAGGCTTCGTTGCCGTGGCGCGGCAGGCGGATGGGGTGGATTACTGGGATGGCGAATAA
- a CDS encoding MFS transporter, producing MKTSVSGMNEGVDSTLASAISKVKRHVLPLFVIMFIVNYIDRVNIGFVRTHMEHDLGIGAAAYGFGAGLFFIGYALFEVPSNMLLQKVGARIWLTRIMLTWGLVAAGMAFIQNETHFYILRFLLGVAEAGFFPGVIYYFTRWLPGAERGKAIAIFLSGSAVASLISGPLSGLLLQINGLGMHGWQWMYFIEGMFSVGLCVFVWFWLDAKPHDAKWLTRAEQDALVTAIDDEQKAREAATPIRPSMGKLLKDRQIILFCLIYFFIQLTIYAATFWLPSIIKKMGEMSDFQVGLFNSIPWLLSIIGMYAFAAFSAKWKHQQAWVATALLIAAAGMFMSTTGGPIFAFVAICFAALGFKSASSLFWPIPQAYLDARIAAAVIALINSVGNLGGFVAPTTFGLLEEHTGSIQGGLYGLAATSIIAAIIVFAARTTPKPAADLAVAEAAAKHA from the coding sequence GTGAAAACCTCCGTCTCCGGGATGAACGAGGGCGTCGACTCGACACTCGCGTCCGCCATCTCGAAAGTGAAACGCCACGTCCTGCCGCTCTTCGTGATCATGTTCATCGTCAATTACATTGACCGGGTGAACATCGGTTTCGTCCGCACCCACATGGAACATGACCTGGGTATCGGGGCTGCCGCCTACGGCTTCGGCGCCGGGCTGTTCTTCATCGGTTACGCGCTGTTCGAAGTCCCCTCCAACATGCTCTTGCAGAAAGTCGGTGCGCGGATCTGGCTGACCCGCATCATGCTCACCTGGGGCCTGGTCGCCGCCGGCATGGCGTTCATCCAGAACGAAACGCACTTTTACATCCTGCGCTTTCTGCTGGGTGTGGCCGAGGCCGGGTTCTTTCCCGGAGTGATCTATTACTTCACCCGCTGGCTGCCGGGTGCCGAGCGCGGCAAGGCGATCGCGATATTCCTCAGCGGTTCGGCGGTCGCCTCGCTGATCTCCGGCCCGCTGTCCGGCCTGCTCTTGCAGATCAACGGCCTGGGCATGCACGGCTGGCAGTGGATGTACTTCATCGAGGGGATGTTCTCGGTCGGGCTGTGCGTGTTCGTCTGGTTCTGGCTTGATGCCAAACCCCACGACGCAAAATGGCTGACCCGCGCCGAACAGGATGCCTTGGTCACGGCGATCGACGATGAGCAGAAGGCCCGCGAAGCCGCAACGCCGATCCGGCCCTCGATGGGCAAACTGCTCAAGGACCGGCAGATCATCCTGTTCTGCCTGATCTACTTTTTCATCCAGCTGACCATCTACGCCGCGACGTTCTGGCTGCCGAGCATCATCAAGAAAATGGGCGAGATGAGTGACTTCCAGGTCGGGTTGTTCAACTCGATTCCGTGGCTGCTGTCGATCATCGGCATGTACGCCTTCGCCGCCTTCTCGGCCAAGTGGAAGCACCAGCAGGCCTGGGTCGCCACCGCGCTGTTGATCGCAGCGGCGGGGATGTTCATGTCCACCACCGGCGGGCCGATCTTCGCCTTTGTCGCGATCTGTTTTGCCGCGCTGGGCTTCAAATCCGCTTCGTCGTTGTTCTGGCCGATTCCGCAGGCGTATCTGGATGCGCGGATCGCCGCTGCAGTGATTGCGCTGATCAATTCGGTGGGCAACCTCGGCGGCTTCGTCGCGCCGACCACCTTCGGCCTGCTCGAAGAGCACACCGGCTCGATTCAGGGCGGCCTCTACGGTTTGGCTGCGACCTCGATCATCGCCGCGATCATCGTCTTCGCCGCGCGCACCACACCCAAACCCGCTGCTGACCTCGCCGTCGCCGAAGCCGCGGCGAAACACGCCTGA
- a CDS encoding FadR/GntR family transcriptional regulator, with product MQEDLDAPARKRAHNLAHDLVEKLTQSILLGQMLPGDKLPSENAIVQEHGVSRTVVREAISKLQASGLVETRHGIGSFVIERAAEQGLRLNVDTALGVRSILELRLGLETQAAALAAQRRSDQQLLHMRQALDDYQRLLDSNDSCVEADRRFHLLIAEATGNVCFSEIMQHLGSAMIPRQRLNAAERGAADLSKLGQLAHLEHEAILNAIKRQDPDAARAAMWLHLTNSRDRFGARHG from the coding sequence ATGCAAGAAGACCTCGACGCCCCCGCCCGCAAACGCGCGCATAACCTTGCGCATGATCTGGTGGAAAAGCTCACCCAGAGCATCCTGCTGGGCCAGATGTTGCCAGGCGACAAGCTGCCGTCGGAGAACGCCATCGTTCAGGAACACGGCGTCAGTCGCACGGTGGTGCGCGAGGCAATTTCCAAATTGCAGGCGTCGGGGCTGGTGGAAACGCGGCACGGCATCGGCAGCTTCGTCATCGAACGCGCTGCCGAGCAGGGCTTGCGGCTGAATGTCGACACCGCGCTCGGCGTGCGCAGCATTCTTGAATTGCGCCTGGGCCTGGAGACGCAGGCCGCCGCGTTGGCGGCGCAACGGCGCAGCGATCAGCAATTGCTGCACATGCGTCAGGCGCTGGATGACTACCAGCGTCTGCTGGACAGCAACGACAGTTGCGTCGAGGCCGATCGACGCTTTCATCTGCTGATCGCCGAAGCTACCGGCAACGTCTGCTTCAGCGAAATCATGCAGCACCTGGGCAGCGCGATGATTCCGCGTCAACGGCTCAACGCTGCCGAACGCGGTGCGGCGGACTTGAGCAAGCTGGGACAGTTGGCCCATCTGGAGCACGAAGCAATTTTGAATGCGATCAAGCGTCAGGATCCGGATGCCGCGCGCGCCGCCATGTGGCTGCACCTGACCAACAGCCGCGACCGCTTCGGTGCCCGGCACGGATGA
- a CDS encoding shikimate 5-dehydrogenase produces the protein MQMNPNKDTQLCMSLSGRPGNFGLRFHNHLYEQLGLNFYYKAFSSQDLPGAVGGIRALGIRGCGVSMPFKEACIALVDELDASAAAIQSINTIVNTHGHLKAYNTDYIAIAQLLQTHAVPKDTTFALRGSGGMAKAVASALRDGGYKHGLIVARNERAGRALADSLGYRWQAELGEERPQMLINVTPVGMDGGPEAGQLAFTPEVIKTADTVFDVVAIPSETPLIVRGRAEGKKVITGLEVIAIQALEQFVLYTGVRPTEEQFAAAVAFARS, from the coding sequence ATGCAGATGAATCCCAACAAAGACACCCAGCTGTGCATGTCCCTGTCGGGGCGCCCCGGGAATTTCGGTCTGCGGTTTCATAACCATTTGTATGAGCAGTTGGGCCTGAATTTCTACTACAAGGCGTTCAGCAGTCAGGACTTGCCGGGTGCCGTGGGCGGAATTCGCGCACTGGGCATTCGTGGTTGCGGTGTGTCGATGCCCTTCAAGGAAGCCTGCATTGCGCTGGTCGATGAGCTGGATGCGTCGGCGGCGGCGATCCAGTCGATCAACACCATTGTTAACACCCACGGCCACCTCAAGGCCTACAACACCGACTACATCGCCATCGCCCAGCTACTGCAAACCCACGCGGTGCCAAAAGATACGACGTTCGCCCTGCGCGGCAGCGGTGGCATGGCCAAAGCGGTGGCCAGCGCCTTGCGCGATGGTGGCTACAAACACGGTTTGATTGTGGCCCGTAACGAGCGCGCGGGCAGGGCACTGGCGGATTCGCTAGGCTATCGCTGGCAGGCGGAACTGGGCGAAGAACGCCCGCAGATGCTGATCAACGTCACCCCGGTAGGTATGGACGGCGGGCCGGAGGCAGGGCAACTGGCGTTCACGCCTGAGGTGATCAAAACCGCCGACACGGTGTTCGATGTGGTAGCGATCCCGTCGGAGACGCCGCTGATCGTGCGCGGCCGGGCCGAGGGTAAAAAGGTGATTACCGGGCTGGAGGTGATTGCTATCCAGGCGCTGGAGCAGTTTGTCCTGTACACGGGCGTGCGGCCGACTGAAGAGCAGTTTGCGGCGGCGGTCGCGTTTGCTCGTAGCTGA
- a CDS encoding LysR family transcriptional regulator, whose translation MELAQIRMFKSVADEGSIARAAEKMFCVPSNITARIKALEAELGVALFLREGRGLRISPAGQTFLVYAEKILALTAEAKRALDPAAEPSGPLRIGAIESSATGRLPRLLAKFHQRYPQVALELTTGTWGQLLDDTVSHRLDGAIVAVDVERSQLKRTPMYREELLLIASTSFGPVHDIHDLQDKTVFMWPQGCPYRAALEHWLLRQGQALPIVSLASYGAIVGCVSAGAGVALVPKGVFEQYAKGAGCVGYEFPELTAIENLFYWHENAGVHPAREAFVAMLREEFQA comes from the coding sequence ATGGAGCTGGCTCAGATCCGCATGTTCAAGTCCGTGGCCGATGAAGGCAGCATTGCCCGGGCCGCTGAAAAGATGTTTTGTGTGCCGTCGAACATCACCGCGCGGATCAAGGCGCTGGAGGCGGAATTGGGTGTGGCGCTGTTTCTGCGCGAAGGGCGCGGGCTACGGATCAGCCCGGCGGGGCAGACGTTTCTGGTATATGCCGAGAAGATTCTGGCGCTGACTGCCGAGGCCAAGCGTGCGCTCGATCCCGCCGCCGAACCGTCCGGCCCGCTGCGCATCGGTGCCATCGAGTCCTCGGCCACCGGGCGTTTGCCGCGGCTGTTGGCGAAATTTCACCAGCGCTATCCGCAGGTCGCGCTGGAACTGACCACCGGCACCTGGGGCCAGTTGCTCGACGACACCGTCAGCCATCGACTCGACGGCGCCATCGTTGCGGTGGACGTCGAGCGCTCGCAACTCAAACGCACACCGATGTACCGCGAAGAACTGCTGCTGATTGCCTCGACGTCATTCGGACCGGTGCACGATATCCATGACCTGCAGGACAAGACCGTGTTCATGTGGCCGCAGGGCTGCCCCTATCGGGCGGCGCTGGAGCACTGGTTGTTGCGTCAGGGGCAGGCGCTGCCGATCGTCAGCCTGGCGAGTTACGGGGCGATTGTCGGTTGCGTGAGTGCCGGCGCCGGGGTCGCGCTGGTGCCCAAGGGCGTGTTCGAGCAATACGCCAAAGGCGCCGGGTGTGTCGGCTATGAGTTCCCTGAGCTGACGGCCATCGAAAACCTGTTCTATTGGCACGAAAACGCCGGGGTGCACCCGGCGCGCGAGGCGTTTGTGGCGATGTTGCGCGAGGAGTTTCAGGCCTGA
- the yegQ gene encoding tRNA 5-hydroxyuridine modification protein YegQ, which translates to MIPDLPLAAPELLAPAGTLKNMRYAFAYGADAVYAGQPRYSLRVRNNEFDHANLALGIREAQAQGKRFYVVVNIAPHNAKLKTFLKDLAPVIEMAPDALIMSDPGLIMLVRRHFPQMPIHLSVQANTVNWASVEFWQQQGLSRIILSRELSLEEIGEIREQVPGMELEVFVHGALCMAYSGRCLLSGYMNKRDANQGTCTNACRWKYSTQEATENQRGEIVQTFQPEPTLGIGAPTDQVFLLQEANRPDELMPAFEDEHGTYIMNAKDLRAVQHVERLTRMGVHSLKIEGRTKSHFYCARTTQVYRRAIDDAMAGREFDRSLMTDLESLAQRGYTEGFLRRHVHDEYQNYQNGSSVSERQQFVGELTGERRDRLAEVKVKNRFALGDHLELMTPKGNFHFDLHQLQSAKGEAIEVAPGDGHTVYLPIPDAVDLRFGLLMRDVTGPQA; encoded by the coding sequence ATGATCCCTGACCTGCCCCTCGCCGCCCCGGAGCTGCTCGCTCCCGCCGGCACCCTGAAGAACATGCGCTACGCCTTCGCCTACGGCGCCGATGCGGTCTACGCCGGGCAGCCGCGTTACAGCCTGCGGGTGCGCAACAACGAGTTCGACCACGCCAACCTCGCGCTCGGCATTCGCGAAGCGCAGGCTCAGGGCAAGCGCTTCTACGTGGTGGTCAACATCGCCCCGCACAACGCCAAGCTGAAGACCTTCCTCAAGGACCTGGCGCCAGTGATCGAGATGGCACCCGATGCGCTGATCATGTCCGACCCGGGGTTGATCATGCTGGTACGCCGGCATTTTCCACAGATGCCGATCCACCTCTCGGTGCAGGCGAATACGGTGAACTGGGCGAGCGTCGAGTTCTGGCAGCAACAGGGGCTGAGCCGGATCATCCTCTCGCGGGAATTATCGCTGGAGGAAATCGGCGAAATCCGCGAGCAGGTGCCAGGCATGGAGCTGGAAGTGTTCGTTCACGGCGCGCTGTGCATGGCCTACTCCGGGCGCTGCCTGCTGTCGGGTTACATGAACAAACGCGACGCCAATCAGGGCACCTGCACCAACGCCTGCCGCTGGAAATACTCGACGCAGGAGGCCACGGAAAATCAGCGCGGCGAAATCGTGCAGACGTTCCAGCCCGAGCCGACCCTGGGCATCGGTGCACCGACCGATCAGGTGTTCCTGCTGCAGGAAGCCAATCGCCCCGATGAGCTGATGCCCGCATTCGAAGACGAACACGGCACCTACATCATGAACGCCAAGGACCTGCGCGCGGTGCAACACGTTGAACGCCTGACCCGCATGGGCGTGCATTCGCTGAAGATCGAAGGCCGCACCAAATCGCACTTCTATTGCGCGCGCACCACTCAGGTCTATCGCCGAGCGATCGACGATGCGATGGCCGGGCGCGAGTTCGACCGCAGCCTGATGACCGACCTGGAATCACTGGCGCAGCGCGGCTACACCGAAGGTTTCCTGCGCCGGCATGTGCATGACGAATACCAGAATTATCAGAACGGCAGCTCGGTGTCCGAGCGTCAGCAGTTCGTCGGCGAACTGACCGGCGAGCGCCGCGACCGGCTGGCCGAGGTCAAGGTGAAGAACCGCTTTGCACTGGGTGATCACCTGGAGCTGATGACGCCCAAGGGCAATTTCCACTTCGATCTGCACCAGTTGCAGAGTGCCAAGGGCGAGGCCATTGAAGTCGCCCCGGGCGATGGGCACACGGTGTATCTACCGATTCCGGATGCGGTGGATTTGCGCTTTGGATTGTTGATGCGCGATGTCACCGGCCCTCAGGCCTGA